Proteins found in one Triticum aestivum cultivar Chinese Spring chromosome 4D, IWGSC CS RefSeq v2.1, whole genome shotgun sequence genomic segment:
- the LOC123097023 gene encoding uncharacterized protein: MFADVPDAHKEHPLVLRRVAGADFVCSGCACNGAGFRYRCDACDFDLHEFCATCPPTALLPFHGQHPLTFEPAVAYDDGRVCDLCETRIYGMHYRCRPTAFDVHPVCSQLPAAAVSPLHPEHLVVLTVARPTKCTRCSTDCLWRYRCSPCGVDLHPSAVVISQKTPRNLKTIANRYSFCFLRPAPARRHGPAPWDSADVLEIRRSQPTRNHPPPPNRHQLLADSAAHRRDHQASWSSIRKDLRRQAARFRHLAELPPICTTSHHGAAPTCTCTAANLHDLAAILPRAPSLLLGDSNRRPSLSFSAGSFLTGSAAGVVLPCRSFLAADAYYCCCPRRRRLLLLLLRPPAVGSPAKLELQTMSALRCWTTVPWLNRSGRRRLPAGDGDTGCTAASTCWRRSCGVAGLPTEDGVGGAGLGCGG, encoded by the exons ATGTTCGCGGACGTGCCCG ACGCCCACAAGGAGCACCCCCTGGTGCTCCGCCGCGTCGCCGGCGCCGACTTTGTCTGCAGTGGCTGCGCCTGCAACGGAGCAGGTTTCCGCTACCGCTGCGACGCCTGCGACTTCGACCTGCACGAGTTCTGCGCGACGTGCCCGCCGACCGCGCTCCTTCCTTTCCACGGGCAGCACCCGCTGACGTTCGAGCCGGCCGTGGCCTACGACGATGGTCGCGTCTGCGACCTGTGCGAGACGCGGATCTACGGCATGCACTACAGGTGCCGCCCGACCGCCTTCGACGTGCACCCTGTCTGCTCCCAGCTGCCAGCCGCGGCCGTCTCGCCGTTGCACCCGGAGCATCTCGTCGTCCTCACCGTGGCCCGTCCAACGAAGTGCACGCGCTGTAGCACCGACTGCCTCTGGCGCTACCGGTGCAGTCCCTGCGGGGTCGACCTGCACCCCAG TGCAGTGGTTATTTCGCAAAAAACACCTCGTAATCTTAAAACAATAGCAAACAGGTACTCCTTCTGCTTCCtccgtccggcgcccgcgcgtcgCCACGGGCCGGCGCCGTGGGATTCCGCCGACGTGCTGGAGATTCGGCGCTCGCAGCCCACCCGCAACCACCCACCGCCGCCCAACCGCCACCAGCTGCTCGCCGAttccgccgcccaccgccgcgaCCACCAGGCGAGCTGGTCCTCGATCCGCAAGGACCTGCGGCGCCAAGCTGCGCGATTCCGCCACCTAGCTGAGCTGCCGCCCATCTGCACGACCAGCCACCACGGCGCGGCGCCCACTTGCACCTGCACCGCCGCCAACCTCCACGATCTCGCCGCGATCCTTCCCCGCGCCCCGTCTCTGCTGCTGGGAGACTCCAATCGCCGGCCCAGTCTCTCcttttccgccggatccttcctcaCCGGCTCTGCTGCTGGGGTAGTCCTTCCCTGCCGCTCCTTCCTCGCCGCCGACGCCTACTACTGCTGCTGCCCCCGCCGACGACGCCTACTGCTTCTGCTGCTTCGACCACCTGCAGTTGGTAGTCCTGCAAAATTG GAGCTCCAGACGATGTCGGCCTTGAGGTGCTGGACGACGGTGCCGTGGCTGAACAGGAGTGGACGGCGTCGTTTACCTGCTGGCGACGGCGACACGGGGTGTACAGCAGCGTCGACCTGCTGGCGAAGGAGCTGCGGCGTGGCGGGGCTACCGACCGAAGATGGCGTGGGAGGGGCAGGGTTGGGCTGCGGCGGGTAG
- the LOC123098323 gene encoding putative pentatricopeptide repeat-containing protein At1g02420: MPPRPARRVFQYISSPRRPPPSPLPAAPAAGEATASEADADSVYHIVTAAPTPSAMESALSASAVPLSPPLLDLVLRRFRFAHGDPLRALSLLSLAADRCGVAPSPFALDTALYVLGRARRFSHMWDLVQSIHRLCPDAITARTAMVVLGRVAKICSVRETVASFRRLLRLFRGREGTESADLFNALLRTLCQEKSMSDARNVYHAHKHEFQVNRHTFNILLSGWKSSEDADAFFAEMREHGIDPDLVTYNSLIDCHCKNHGVEKAYKLLDEMRGNEIAPDVITYTSLIGGLGLVGQPDKARDLLKEMRELGCHPDVAAYNATIRNFVIAKRLGDAFALMDEMASRGLMPNATTYNLFFRFYYWAYDIGSTWLLYERMRSERCFPNTQSCMFIIRLCHRHGKVAEALELWGDMVENGFGSFTLVSDVLFDLLCDEGKLEEAERCFHQITDLGQKPSSISFRRIKILMQLANREESIAGLTEKMARFGRLLPEDCQRVRPPAETTPDGDDTEIIIAT, from the coding sequence ATGCCGCCCAGGCCGGCGAGGCGGGTGTTCCAGTACATCTCCTCGCCCCGCAGGCCGCCGCCGTCCCCGCTGCCCGCGGCCCCCGCCGCCGGGGAGGCCACGGCCTCCGAGGCCGACGCCGACTCGGTCTACCACATCGTGACGGCCGCGCCCACGCCGTCGGCCATGGAGTCCGCGCTCTCCGCCTCCGCCGTCCCTCTCTCGCCGCCGCTCCTCGACCTCGTCCTCCGCCGCTTCCGCTTCGCCCACGGGGACCCGCTCCGCGCGCTCTCGCTCCTCTCGCTCGCCGCCGACCGCTGCGGCGTCGCGCCCTCCCCCTTCGCGCTCGACACGGCCCTCTACGTGCTCGGCCGCGCCCGCCGCTTCTCCCACATGTGGGACCTCGTCCAGTCCATCCACCGGCTCTGCCCCGACGCCATCACCGCGCGCACCGCCATGGTCGTCCTCGGCCGCGTCGCCAAGATCTGCTCCGTCCGCGAGACCGTCGCCTCCTTCCGCCGCCTCTTGCGGCTCTTCCGCGGCCGCGAGGGCACCGAGTCGGCCGACCTCTTCAACGCGCTGCTCCGCACGCTCTGCCAGGAGAAGAGCATGTCCGACGCGCGCAACGTCTACCACGCGCACAAGCACGAGTTCCAGGTGAACCGCCATACCTTCAACATCCTGCTCTCCGGGTGGAAGTCCTCCGAGGATGCCGATGCGTTCTTCGCAGAGATGCGAGAGCACGGGATTGATCCTGACTTGGTCACCTACAACTCTTTGATTGATTGCCACTGCAAGAACCATGGCGTGGAGAAGGCCTATAAGCTGCTCGATGAAATGCGTGGGAATGAAATTGCTCCCGATGTGATCACCTATACGAGTTTGATTGGCGGATTGGGACTGGTTGGCCAGCCTGACAAGGCTAGAGACCTGCTGAAGGAGATGCGTGAGCTTGGATGTCACCCGGATGTGGCGGCGTACAATGCCACAATACGGAACTTTGTTATAGCAAAGAGGCTTGGTGATGCGTTTGCGTTGATGGACGAAATGGCCTCAAGGGGACTGATGCCGAATGCCACGACATATAACCTTTTCTTCCGGTTCTACTACTGGGCGTACGATATTGGTAGCACGTGGCTGTTGTATGAGCGGATGCGGTCTGAAAGATGCTTCCCCAACACGCAATCTTGCATGTTTATTATCAGGTTATGTCATCGGCATGGTAAGGTGGCAGAAGCACTAGAGCTGTGGGGCGATATGGTCGAGAACGGGTTTGGATCATTCACCTTGGTGTCAGATGTTTTGTTTGACCTGTTATGTGATGAGGGAAAGCTGGAGGAGGCTGAGAGGTGCTTCCATCAAATTACTGATTTGGGGCAGAAACCCAGCAGCATTTCATTTAGAAGAATCAAGATACTAATGCAGCTTGCCAACCGGGAAGAATCTATTGCCGGGTTAACTGAGAAAATGGCTCGGTTTGGCCGGCTGCTGCCTGAGGATTGCCAAAGAGTTCGTCCCCCTGCTGAAACCACACCCGATGGAGATGATACTGAAATAATAATAGCAACTTAG